A genomic region of Candidatus Methylomirabilota bacterium contains the following coding sequences:
- a CDS encoding HupE/UreJ family protein, which translates to MSTLSLRHALGALLFLAVPAAGLAHTGGTTGYAVITVSRGTVRYEATLATAVLPSDLAEALRLAQGGDAPSREPLLDLVRKHIVLRAGDVRCEPGPGEVVPGAFPAPTFTIRVDFACGRAPRELTVQDNTFEILGPDHHTLARIEAPGGTQQFAFAPETRVGHFPIEAVPETSRATGSFVLLGIHHILSGYDHLLFVIGLLLPGGDLLSLAKIITAFTIAHSVTLSLAVLQVVTLPDRLIEAVIALSIAYVAAENLVGRPAVSRRWLVSFCFGLVHGFGFSSALRELGLPAHGLLLSLLGFNVGVELGQALVVALCLPLLIVLRRTRWSHAAVVTSSAAILVVGLVLFLERAFL; encoded by the coding sequence ATGAGCACCCTATCCCTCCGACACGCGCTCGGGGCCCTGCTGTTCCTCGCCGTGCCCGCTGCCGGTCTCGCCCATACCGGCGGTACCACCGGGTACGCGGTGATCACGGTGAGCCGGGGCACCGTCCGGTACGAGGCGACGCTCGCCACCGCCGTCCTGCCTTCAGACCTCGCGGAGGCGCTCCGTCTCGCCCAGGGGGGAGACGCGCCGAGCCGCGAGCCGCTCCTCGACCTCGTGCGGAAGCACATCGTGCTGCGGGCCGGCGACGTCCGCTGCGAGCCGGGGCCCGGCGAGGTCGTTCCCGGGGCCTTCCCGGCCCCGACTTTCACGATACGCGTGGACTTCGCCTGCGGGCGCGCGCCGCGGGAGCTGACCGTCCAGGACAACACCTTCGAGATACTGGGTCCGGACCACCACACTCTCGCCCGGATCGAGGCGCCGGGGGGCACGCAACAGTTCGCGTTCGCCCCCGAGACACGCGTCGGTCACTTCCCCATAGAGGCCGTACCGGAGACCTCCCGCGCGACGGGCAGCTTCGTGCTCCTGGGCATCCATCACATCCTGAGCGGCTACGACCATCTGCTCTTCGTGATTGGGCTGCTGCTGCCGGGCGGGGACCTGCTGTCGCTGGCCAAGATCATCACCGCGTTCACGATCGCCCACAGCGTGACATTGTCGCTGGCGGTGCTGCAGGTGGTCACCCTGCCCGATCGCCTCATCGAGGCGGTGATCGCGCTCTCGATCGCCTATGTCGCGGCCGAGAACCTGGTCGGCCGGCCTGCCGTCTCCCGCCGCTGGCTGGTCAGCTTCTGCTTCGGGCTGGTCCACGGCTTCGGCTTCTCCTCCGCCCTCCGCGAGCTCGGCTTGCCCGCGCACGGCCTGCTGCTCTCCCTCCTCGGCTTCAACGTCGGCGTGGAGCTGGGCCAGGCCCTCGTGGTCGCGCTCTGCTTGCCCCTGTTGATCGTGCTCCGCCGCACCCGCTGGTCGCACGCGGCGGTCGTCACCTCGTCCGCCGCGATCCTCGTGGTCGGCCTCGTGTTGTTCCTGGAGCGCGCGTTCCTCTGA
- the fdhF gene encoding formate dehydrogenase subunit alpha: MAITLRVDGSDIEVPPGATVLDAVNRLGVPLPQLCKDPDRPPLGACRTCLVHVEGQRGFPAACHLPAREGMVVDTQHEGAVRLRKAVLDLTLSMLTSSGDRDSFGQVGEAAARHGLEHPTWQPHHHFETDASKSFFVLDREACILCGRCTTACAETQHIGAISLLGRNQDARVGVVSDGPMSASICTSCGQCVATCPTGALRPKEAVVPVVRRVDTICPYCGVGCGITLGVRADGRLAGMADDAPANPSSRGMLCVKGRFGTGFVHARDRIITPMIKREGIWHEVSWDEALDAAADGLARNLGHFGSLASAKATNEDGYVIQKLARHIMGTNNVDHCTRLCHSPSVEAMLVSMGSGATSNSYDDYEEAGCLMVVGAEASANHPVIAVRFRRAVARGARLIVVNPKRVEICNQADLWIQERPGTDVALFNAMAKVLLDEGLADLGWIRARTENFDAWAAALGPYTLEYAETVTGVPAEDIAQAARWYAKPPFAGSCLIWGMGITQHINGTANAHALLNLSLAAGQMGFPASGISPLRGQNNVQGCGDAGCIPTNLPGYADYSAQSLDRFERVWGRRPPAEPGLVVTEMVEGCLDGRIRAMYVVGENPLLSEPDLHQAEKALAQLDCLVVQDLFMHETAEKAHVFLPAAAFAEKDGTFTNSERRVQRIRRALPPPGQTRPDWWVTGELARRIARRLGLPPTGFDYDDPSQIWTELVSLWPAVAGISYARLESGGLQWPCPTPEHPGTRFLYAESFPRGRARFVPVEQTATAAELPDPDYPLILSTGRLLYHWHGGTLTRRVQGLLELAPRLEIAVNPADARRLGIETGARVRMTSRRGELDGYAQVTEAVRAGAVFVPFVKLETSAANFLTNSAHDPSAKIPEYKVCAVRLERA; the protein is encoded by the coding sequence ATGGCCATCACACTCCGCGTAGACGGCTCGGACATCGAAGTCCCCCCGGGCGCCACGGTGCTGGACGCCGTGAACCGACTCGGCGTCCCCCTGCCCCAGCTCTGCAAGGACCCTGACCGGCCGCCGCTGGGCGCCTGCCGCACCTGCCTCGTCCATGTCGAGGGGCAGCGCGGTTTCCCCGCGGCCTGCCACCTGCCCGCGCGCGAGGGCATGGTGGTCGACACCCAGCACGAGGGCGCGGTCCGCCTCCGCAAGGCCGTGCTCGACCTCACGCTCTCCATGCTGACGTCCTCCGGGGACCGGGACAGCTTCGGCCAGGTCGGCGAGGCCGCTGCCCGCCACGGGCTCGAGCACCCGACGTGGCAGCCACACCATCATTTCGAGACCGACGCTTCGAAGTCCTTCTTCGTGCTCGACCGAGAGGCCTGTATCCTCTGCGGCCGCTGCACCACCGCGTGCGCGGAGACGCAGCACATCGGCGCCATCTCGCTCTTGGGCCGCAACCAGGACGCCCGGGTGGGCGTGGTGAGTGACGGCCCCATGTCCGCCTCGATCTGCACCTCGTGCGGCCAATGCGTGGCCACGTGCCCCACCGGCGCCCTCCGCCCCAAAGAGGCAGTGGTCCCGGTCGTCCGTCGGGTGGACACGATCTGTCCGTACTGCGGTGTGGGCTGCGGCATCACCCTCGGCGTCAGGGCGGATGGGCGGCTGGCCGGCATGGCCGACGACGCGCCGGCGAACCCGTCGAGCCGCGGGATGCTCTGCGTGAAGGGGCGCTTCGGCACCGGCTTCGTCCATGCGCGCGACCGCATCATCACCCCCATGATCAAGCGTGAGGGCATCTGGCACGAGGTCAGCTGGGACGAGGCCCTCGATGCCGCCGCCGACGGCCTCGCGCGGAACCTCGGGCACTTCGGCTCGCTGGCCTCGGCCAAGGCCACCAACGAGGACGGCTACGTGATCCAGAAGCTGGCCCGCCACATCATGGGCACGAACAACGTGGATCACTGCACGCGGCTCTGCCACTCACCCTCGGTGGAGGCCATGCTGGTCTCGATGGGCTCCGGCGCCACGTCGAACTCCTACGACGACTACGAAGAAGCGGGCTGTCTCATGGTCGTGGGGGCCGAAGCCTCCGCCAACCACCCCGTGATCGCGGTGCGCTTCCGGCGCGCCGTCGCGCGCGGAGCTCGGCTGATCGTGGTCAATCCCAAGCGCGTGGAGATCTGCAACCAGGCCGATCTCTGGATACAGGAGCGGCCGGGCACCGATGTCGCGCTGTTCAACGCGATGGCCAAGGTGCTGCTGGACGAGGGGCTGGCCGATCTGGGCTGGATCCGCGCGCGCACCGAGAACTTCGACGCGTGGGCGGCGGCGCTGGGGCCCTATACCCTGGAGTACGCGGAGACGGTCACGGGGGTGCCGGCCGAGGACATCGCCCAGGCCGCGCGCTGGTATGCGAAGCCGCCGTTCGCGGGCTCCTGCCTCATCTGGGGTATGGGCATCACCCAGCACATCAACGGCACGGCCAACGCTCACGCGCTGCTGAACCTCTCGCTGGCCGCGGGCCAGATGGGCTTCCCCGCCTCGGGAATCTCGCCGCTCCGGGGGCAGAACAACGTCCAGGGCTGCGGTGACGCGGGCTGCATCCCCACCAACCTGCCCGGCTACGCCGACTACTCGGCCCAGAGCCTCGACCGCTTCGAGCGGGTCTGGGGCCGCCGGCCGCCCGCCGAGCCCGGCCTCGTCGTCACGGAAATGGTGGAGGGCTGCCTCGACGGTCGCATCCGCGCCATGTACGTGGTGGGCGAGAACCCGCTGCTGTCCGAGCCGGACCTCCACCAGGCCGAGAAGGCGCTGGCCCAGCTCGACTGCCTGGTGGTCCAGGACCTCTTCATGCACGAGACCGCGGAGAAGGCCCACGTCTTCCTGCCCGCGGCCGCGTTCGCCGAGAAGGACGGCACGTTCACCAACTCCGAGCGGCGCGTGCAGCGCATCCGTCGTGCGCTGCCCCCGCCGGGCCAGACGCGACCGGACTGGTGGGTGACCGGCGAGCTGGCGCGGCGGATCGCGCGACGCCTGGGGCTCCCACCCACCGGCTTCGACTACGACGATCCGAGCCAGATCTGGACGGAGCTGGTCAGTCTCTGGCCCGCGGTCGCCGGGATCTCCTACGCCCGGCTCGAGTCGGGCGGGCTCCAGTGGCCGTGTCCCACGCCCGAGCATCCGGGCACGCGCTTCCTCTACGCCGAGTCCTTCCCTCGCGGGCGCGCGCGCTTCGTGCCGGTGGAGCAGACCGCCACGGCCGCCGAGCTGCCCGATCCCGACTATCCGCTCATCCTCAGCACGGGGCGCCTGCTCTATCACTGGCACGGCGGCACGCTGACCCGGCGGGTGCAGGGCCTGCTCGAGCTGGCGCCGCGCCTCGAGATCGCGGTGAACCCGGCCGACGCCCGCCGGCTCGGGATCGAGACCGGCGCCCGGGTGCGGATGACCTCGCGACGGGGCGAGCTGGACGGCTACGCCCAGGTCACCGAGGCGGTGCGGGCGGGCGCCGTGTTCGTCCCGTTCGTGAAGCTCGAGACTTCCGCGGCCAACTTCCTGACCAACTCGGCCCACGATCCCTCGGCGAAGATCCCCGAGTACAAGGTCTGCGCCGTCCGCCTCGAACGCGCCTGA
- a CDS encoding NAD(P)H-dependent oxidoreductase subunit E translates to MIALDHFPRERTWLLPALHAVQHAERWISPDAIADIAAHLRVPVSEVYGVATHYPELRLAEPGRHVARVCVGVSCRVGGSLDLLAALERRLGVRADATTADGEWTLERLDCAFNCSMAPVAEVDGRHLGRVALDDVDRVLGAPAPMGRGAEPGVEYEPHPPVIAFPSSPPSPLPAGDHGPAIGQVVDPSVWFNGLERAARALASPGEVRLAVGVGSCGLSVGAATTLAALAAEVGLRGVRARVIAAGCSGLCWAAPTVTVLRPGAPPETAARVAPGDVGALLDAVEAGRRVESPAVTAFLAGQRRVLTERLGVVDPGDIGDAIHRGSYAALAAVLAAGDPLAVIETVKTASLQGRGGAYFPAAVKWEGARRAAGEPKYLIVNGEEGEPGIFKDRHLLEGDPHRLLEGALLAAYAAGASHVYLYVHGEANLAARRLERALDTARRWGLVSQHVLGSDFSVEVEIRRGAGGFVLGEETALMESLEGRRAMPRAKPPFPVEAGLWGKPTVINNVETLFAVPLIVGRGAAWWKGLGRGHGMKCFGLSGHVRRPGLVELPMGATLRDLVEGLGGGPGDGHRIQAVLVGGPSGSLVPPRLLDEPMVPGGAVSPGTGGIAALDERASLRDIVRTLLDFNTRESCGKCTPCREGTARLRDLLDGRSNSQGGPTLEELSEVVRLASLCGLGQAAPLSILSALKEFPREFADLR, encoded by the coding sequence GTGATCGCCCTCGACCACTTCCCCCGCGAGCGCACCTGGCTGCTTCCCGCTCTTCACGCCGTGCAGCACGCGGAGCGCTGGATCTCCCCCGACGCGATCGCCGACATCGCCGCGCATCTGCGGGTGCCGGTGAGCGAAGTTTACGGCGTCGCCACCCACTATCCGGAGCTGCGCCTCGCCGAGCCGGGCCGGCACGTGGCCCGCGTCTGCGTGGGGGTGTCCTGCCGCGTGGGCGGGTCGCTCGATCTCCTGGCCGCGCTCGAGCGGCGCCTCGGCGTGAGGGCGGATGCCACCACCGCCGACGGCGAGTGGACGCTCGAGCGCCTCGACTGCGCCTTCAACTGCTCCATGGCGCCCGTGGCCGAGGTGGACGGCCGCCACCTCGGCCGCGTCGCGCTCGACGACGTGGATCGCGTGCTGGGGGCGCCCGCGCCGATGGGGCGCGGTGCGGAGCCGGGCGTCGAGTACGAGCCCCACCCGCCCGTGATCGCGTTTCCCTCGTCCCCGCCGTCGCCGCTGCCCGCGGGCGATCACGGCCCGGCCATCGGCCAGGTCGTGGATCCCTCGGTCTGGTTCAACGGCCTGGAGCGCGCGGCCCGGGCCCTCGCGAGCCCGGGCGAAGTCCGTCTCGCGGTGGGCGTCGGCTCCTGCGGCCTCTCGGTGGGCGCGGCTACCACCCTGGCTGCCCTCGCCGCCGAGGTAGGCCTGCGCGGCGTGCGCGCGCGCGTGATCGCCGCAGGCTGCTCCGGCCTGTGCTGGGCCGCGCCCACCGTGACCGTGCTCCGCCCCGGCGCGCCGCCCGAGACCGCGGCGCGGGTCGCCCCGGGCGACGTGGGCGCGCTGCTCGATGCCGTCGAGGCCGGCCGCCGCGTCGAGTCGCCGGCGGTGACCGCCTTCCTGGCCGGGCAGCGCCGGGTACTCACCGAGCGATTGGGCGTGGTCGACCCCGGCGACATCGGCGACGCGATCCACCGGGGAAGCTACGCAGCCCTGGCCGCCGTCCTCGCCGCGGGCGATCCGCTGGCGGTGATCGAGACCGTGAAGACCGCGTCACTGCAGGGGCGCGGTGGCGCCTACTTCCCCGCGGCGGTGAAGTGGGAGGGTGCGCGACGCGCCGCCGGCGAGCCCAAGTACCTCATCGTCAACGGCGAGGAGGGCGAGCCCGGCATCTTCAAGGACCGCCATCTCCTCGAGGGCGATCCCCACCGTCTGCTCGAGGGCGCCCTGCTGGCCGCGTATGCCGCCGGGGCCAGCCACGTGTATCTCTATGTGCACGGCGAAGCCAACCTCGCCGCGCGGCGCTTGGAGCGGGCGCTGGATACCGCGCGGCGCTGGGGCCTCGTAAGCCAGCACGTGCTGGGCAGCGATTTCTCGGTCGAGGTCGAGATCCGCCGAGGAGCCGGAGGCTTTGTTCTGGGCGAGGAGACGGCGCTCATGGAGTCGCTGGAGGGGCGTCGTGCCATGCCGCGGGCCAAGCCGCCCTTTCCCGTGGAGGCGGGTCTCTGGGGTAAGCCCACCGTGATCAACAACGTCGAGACGCTCTTCGCCGTGCCGCTGATCGTGGGGCGCGGTGCGGCCTGGTGGAAGGGGCTGGGCCGCGGCCACGGCATGAAGTGCTTCGGCCTCTCGGGCCATGTCCGCCGGCCCGGCCTGGTCGAGCTGCCGATGGGCGCCACGCTCCGCGATCTGGTGGAGGGCCTGGGCGGCGGGCCGGGCGATGGCCACCGGATCCAGGCCGTGCTCGTGGGCGGACCGTCCGGGAGCCTGGTCCCGCCCCGGCTCCTCGATGAGCCCATGGTGCCGGGCGGCGCCGTCAGCCCCGGGACCGGCGGGATCGCGGCCCTGGATGAGCGGGCCTCGCTTCGCGACATCGTGCGCACCCTGCTCGACTTCAATACCCGCGAGTCCTGCGGCAAGTGCACCCCGTGCCGCGAAGGCACGGCGCGGCTCCGGGATCTCCTCGACGGTCGGAGCAACAGCCAGGGGGGCCCGACGCTCGAGGAGCTGAGCGAGGTCGTGCGCCTGGCGTCCCTCTGCGGGCTCGGTCAGGCGGCGCCGCTCTCAATCCTGTCCGCCCTCAAGGAGTTCCCCAGGGAATTCGCAGATCTCCGCTGA
- a CDS encoding 7-carboxy-7-deazaguanine synthase QueE, with protein MARAAVSGRVAEVFYSIQGEGATAGVPAVFARLQGCTVGCAWCDTKYSWDADAGRSIHLDGLLAEMHAFPCRRAVVTGGEPLESALFAPLVAALLAGGWEVEVETSGTLAPPAGLHARRIQWNVSVKLAASGVAEARRIRPDAIRAFLAAEAWWKFVVTDEGDLAEVLHLAERFALPRGRILLQPEGIRREDLIARSPWVAEACTRHGFRFSPRHHVMLWGARRGV; from the coding sequence ATGGCGAGGGCAGCGGTGAGCGGGCGGGTGGCCGAGGTCTTCTACTCGATCCAGGGGGAGGGCGCGACGGCAGGCGTGCCGGCGGTGTTCGCGCGGCTCCAGGGCTGCACCGTGGGCTGCGCCTGGTGCGACACCAAGTACTCCTGGGACGCGGACGCCGGCCGCTCCATCCACCTCGACGGGCTCCTCGCGGAGATGCACGCCTTCCCCTGCCGCCGCGCGGTGGTCACCGGCGGCGAGCCGCTCGAGTCGGCTCTGTTCGCTCCCCTCGTGGCGGCGCTGCTCGCCGGCGGCTGGGAGGTCGAGGTCGAGACCTCCGGCACGCTCGCCCCGCCCGCGGGTCTCCACGCGCGCCGCATTCAGTGGAACGTGTCCGTGAAGCTGGCCGCCTCGGGCGTCGCCGAGGCTCGGCGCATCCGGCCCGATGCCATCCGCGCATTCCTGGCCGCCGAGGCCTGGTGGAAGTTCGTGGTCACCGACGAGGGAGACCTCGCCGAGGTCCTGCACCTCGCCGAGCGCTTCGCCCTGCCGCGAGGCCGCATCCTCCTCCAGCCCGAAGGCATACGCCGCGAGGACCTGATCGCGCGGAGCCCGTGGGTGGCCGAGGCGTGCACCCGCCACGGCTTCCGCTTCTCACCGCGTCACCACGTGATGCTCTGGGGGGCCCGGCGGGGCGTCTGA
- a CDS encoding UbiA-like polyprenyltransferase — MSRGTGALRHFLDAIKFEHTVFALPFAYIAMVLAADGWPGWHVLVWVTLAMVGARTLAMSVNRLADRWIDAKNPRTRGRHLPAGLLSAAQVTLAAVAAGALLLASAWMLNPLCLALSPLAVLFLVGYSYTKRFTWLSHWILGFTDGIAAAGGWIAVRGAFEPPAFILWFALTVWIGGFDLIYACQDVEFDRAEGLHSFPARFGIAAALRTAQACHVLTVAAFALLGWTLSLGFLYWGGVGVVAALLVYEHSLVSPGDLSRLDMAFFNVNGYIAVILFAAVLAGRWA; from the coding sequence ATGAGCCGCGGGACGGGCGCCCTCCGCCACTTCCTCGACGCCATCAAGTTCGAGCACACCGTCTTCGCCCTGCCCTTCGCCTACATTGCCATGGTGCTGGCGGCCGACGGCTGGCCCGGCTGGCACGTGCTCGTCTGGGTGACGCTCGCCATGGTGGGCGCGCGCACCCTGGCGATGTCGGTCAACCGCCTGGCGGATCGCTGGATCGACGCGAAGAACCCGCGCACCCGCGGGCGTCACCTGCCGGCGGGCCTCCTGTCGGCGGCGCAGGTGACACTCGCCGCGGTGGCCGCCGGGGCCCTGCTGCTCGCCTCGGCCTGGATGCTCAACCCGCTCTGCCTGGCGCTGTCGCCGCTTGCCGTCCTCTTCCTCGTGGGCTATTCCTACACGAAGCGCTTCACCTGGCTCTCGCACTGGATCCTCGGCTTCACCGACGGCATCGCCGCCGCGGGGGGCTGGATCGCCGTGCGGGGCGCCTTCGAGCCGCCCGCCTTCATCCTCTGGTTCGCGCTGACCGTGTGGATCGGCGGCTTCGATCTCATCTACGCCTGCCAGGACGTCGAGTTCGACCGCGCGGAGGGCCTCCACTCCTTCCCGGCGCGCTTCGGCATCGCCGCCGCGCTGCGCACCGCGCAGGCGTGCCACGTGCTGACGGTGGCCGCGTTCGCGCTGTTGGGCTGGACGCTCTCCCTCGGCTTCCTCTACTGGGGCGGCGTCGGGGTGGTGGCGGCGCTGCTCGTCTACGAGCACTCGCTGGTCTCACCGGGCGATCTCTCGAGGCTGGACATGGCCTTCTTCAACGTCAACGGCTACATCGCGGTGATCCTCTTCGCGGCCGTCCTCGCCGGGCGCTGGGCATGA
- a CDS encoding ubiquinone/menaquinone biosynthesis methyltransferase, which produces MSSASRDLGVGPDKARFVSEMFSRIAGRYDLMNGLMTFGMHHAWRRMAARQTIACPDGPALDLATGTGDLALELREIHPHRDIIAADFALGMLREAVTKVRQVGAAERVRLVAGDALALPFADRTFACVTSAFLLRNLADLRQGLAEMKRVTRPGGRVVALEITQATLPGFRSLFRLYFNHLVPRIGGLIAGDREAYTYLPQSVDRFLTPAGLTSLMGEVGLRAVKVQRVGMGTVCIHTGVA; this is translated from the coding sequence ATGAGCTCCGCTTCGCGCGATCTCGGCGTCGGGCCCGACAAGGCGCGGTTCGTGAGCGAGATGTTCTCGCGCATCGCGGGACGCTACGACCTCATGAACGGCCTCATGACGTTCGGCATGCACCACGCGTGGCGCCGCATGGCCGCGCGCCAGACCATCGCCTGCCCCGACGGCCCCGCGCTGGACCTCGCCACCGGCACCGGCGACCTCGCGCTCGAACTGCGCGAGATCCACCCGCATCGCGACATCATTGCCGCGGACTTCGCCCTCGGCATGCTGCGCGAGGCGGTGACGAAGGTGCGCCAGGTGGGCGCGGCCGAGCGCGTGCGCCTGGTCGCCGGCGACGCGCTCGCCCTGCCCTTCGCCGACCGCACCTTCGCTTGCGTGACCTCCGCCTTCCTGCTTCGCAACCTGGCGGACCTCCGCCAGGGGCTGGCCGAGATGAAGCGCGTGACCCGCCCCGGCGGCCGCGTGGTCGCGCTCGAGATCACCCAGGCCACGCTGCCCGGCTTCCGCTCGCTGTTCCGCCTCTACTTCAACCACCTGGTGCCGCGCATCGGCGGGCTCATCGCAGGCGATCGCGAGGCCTACACCTATCTCCCCCAGTCCGTGGACCGCTTCCTCACCCCCGCCGGACTGACCAGTCTCATGGGCGAGGTCGGGCTCCGCGCCGTGAAGGTCCAGCGCGTCGGCATGGGCACGGTCTGCATCCACACCGGCGTCGCGTAG
- a CDS encoding menaquinone biosynthesis decarboxylase, protein MAFGDLREFVAHLEKTGQLRRISAPVSRDLEITEITDRVSKRPGDGNIALLFETVEGFSMPVLINAFGSPTRMAAALGVDRLADLSARVAKLLDLRMPGSLFDKLRRLGDLFDLAKAGPKRVRTASCQEVVETDRPNLGTLPVLRCWPGDAGRYITLPLVFTRDPATKARNVGMYRLQVYDEQTLGMHWQIHKGSAEHQRVAEERGARRMEVAIALGGDPVSIYAGSAPLPPSVDEMVFAGWLRGGGVPMVACKTVDLEVPAEAEIVLEGWVDPAERRVEGPFGDHTGYYSLAREYPVFHLQAITRRRAPIYPTTIVGRPPQEDYWLGKATERIFLPIIKMMLPEIVDMNMPAEGVFHNLVIVSIRKRYPGQARKVMYALWGLGLMMLAKNILVVSEHVDVQNLSEVTWRATGNVDPKRDLVLVDGPADDLDHSALRHRFGGKLGIDATEKTAADGIGQPWPDEIVMTPEIRERVTRRWTEFGLS, encoded by the coding sequence GTGGCTTTCGGCGATCTCCGCGAGTTCGTCGCCCACCTCGAGAAGACGGGCCAGCTCCGCCGGATCAGCGCGCCCGTCTCGCGCGATCTCGAGATCACCGAGATCACCGACCGCGTCTCCAAGCGCCCGGGTGACGGCAACATCGCCCTGCTGTTCGAGACCGTCGAGGGGTTCTCGATGCCGGTGCTGATCAACGCCTTCGGCTCGCCGACACGCATGGCGGCGGCCCTAGGCGTGGATCGGCTCGCGGATCTCTCCGCGCGGGTCGCCAAGCTCCTCGATCTCCGCATGCCGGGCTCGCTCTTCGACAAGCTGCGACGCCTCGGCGACCTCTTCGACCTCGCCAAGGCCGGTCCCAAGCGCGTGCGCACGGCGTCCTGCCAGGAGGTCGTGGAGACCGATCGGCCGAACCTCGGGACTCTCCCCGTGCTGCGCTGCTGGCCGGGCGACGCGGGACGCTACATCACGCTGCCGCTCGTCTTCACCCGCGATCCCGCGACCAAGGCCCGCAACGTCGGCATGTATCGCCTCCAGGTGTACGACGAGCAGACCCTCGGCATGCACTGGCAGATCCACAAGGGCTCCGCCGAGCATCAGCGCGTGGCCGAGGAGCGGGGCGCGCGGCGGATGGAGGTGGCCATCGCCCTCGGCGGGGATCCCGTGTCGATCTACGCGGGCTCGGCGCCGCTGCCGCCCAGCGTGGACGAGATGGTGTTCGCGGGCTGGCTCCGCGGCGGCGGCGTGCCGATGGTGGCGTGCAAGACCGTCGACCTCGAGGTGCCGGCGGAGGCCGAGATCGTGCTCGAGGGCTGGGTGGACCCGGCAGAGCGGCGGGTGGAGGGGCCGTTCGGCGATCACACCGGCTACTACTCGCTCGCGCGCGAGTACCCCGTGTTCCACCTCCAGGCCATCACGCGCCGGCGTGCTCCCATCTACCCGACGACGATCGTGGGCCGCCCGCCGCAGGAAGACTACTGGCTGGGCAAGGCCACCGAGCGCATCTTCCTGCCGATCATCAAGATGATGCTGCCCGAGATCGTGGACATGAACATGCCGGCGGAGGGCGTGTTCCACAATCTGGTGATCGTCTCGATCCGCAAGCGCTATCCCGGCCAGGCGCGCAAGGTGATGTACGCGCTCTGGGGGCTCGGGCTCATGATGCTGGCCAAGAACATCCTGGTCGTGTCCGAGCACGTGGACGTCCAGAACCTCTCCGAGGTCACCTGGCGCGCCACCGGGAACGTCGACCCCAAGCGCGATCTCGTGCTCGTCGACGGCCCCGCCGACGACCTCGACCACTCCGCGCTTCGCCACCGGTTCGGCGGCAAGCTCGGCATCGACGCCACCGAGAAGACGGCGGCTGACGGCATCGGGCAGCCCTGGCCCGATGAGATCGTGATGACGCCCGAGATCCGCGAGCGCGTCACCCGGCGCTGGACCGAGTTCGGGCTCTCATGA
- the queC gene encoding 7-cyano-7-deazaguanine synthase QueC, translating into MGPRAVVLLSGGLDSSTTLAIARAQGFTCCALSFDYGQRHARELESARRVAQALEAAEHCVLPLDLRAIGGSALTADIAVPKGRSEAAIVEGIPVTYVPARNTIFLAYALGWAEVMGAQDIFIGVNALDYSGYPDCRPEFIEAFEQLANLATKAGVEGTSRFRVHTPLIALSKAQIVLRAWELGVDFALTWSCYEPGADGRPCGACDSCLLRAKGFAEARLVDPVATP; encoded by the coding sequence ATGGGCCCACGTGCCGTGGTGCTCCTTTCCGGTGGGCTCGACTCCAGCACCACGCTGGCCATCGCCCGCGCCCAGGGCTTCACGTGCTGTGCGCTCTCGTTCGACTACGGCCAGCGCCACGCCCGCGAGCTCGAGTCGGCGCGCCGGGTGGCTCAGGCGCTCGAGGCGGCCGAGCATTGCGTGCTCCCCCTCGATCTCCGGGCCATCGGCGGCTCGGCGCTCACCGCCGACATCGCGGTGCCCAAGGGCCGTAGCGAGGCCGCGATCGTCGAGGGCATCCCCGTCACCTACGTACCAGCCCGCAACACCATCTTCCTCGCCTACGCGCTTGGCTGGGCCGAGGTGATGGGCGCCCAGGACATCTTCATCGGCGTCAACGCCCTCGACTACTCGGGCTATCCCGACTGCCGCCCGGAGTTCATCGAGGCATTCGAGCAGCTCGCCAACCTCGCGACGAAGGCCGGCGTAGAGGGCACGAGCCGCTTCCGCGTGCACACGCCGCTCATCGCCCTGTCCAAGGCGCAGATCGTGCTCCGCGCGTGGGAGCTGGGCGTGGACTTCGCCCTCACCTGGTCGTGCTACGAGCCGGGCGCGGACGGGCGGCCGTGCGGCGCATGCGACTCCTGCTTGCTGCGCGCCAAGGGCTTCGCCGAAGCGCGCCTGGTCGACCCCGTCGCGACGCCGTGA
- a CDS encoding permease — MARASFDVSFVVLAALALVTAALAYLKDPGLPAIGARNGLALLWFIIPRLVPALILAGMLQVLIPQETVARFFGRQSGLTAICVASVAGMITPGGPMVSVPLLVVLANSGMALGPLVAYMTSWSLFGLQRIIAWEAPLMGWHFVGVRVASSVIFPVLAGWLVTLYYHE, encoded by the coding sequence ATGGCGCGCGCGTCGTTCGATGTATCCTTCGTCGTGCTCGCGGCGCTCGCCCTCGTCACCGCCGCGCTGGCCTACCTGAAAGACCCCGGGCTACCGGCTATCGGTGCGCGCAACGGCCTCGCGCTCCTCTGGTTCATCATTCCCCGGCTGGTCCCCGCGCTGATCCTGGCCGGCATGCTGCAGGTGCTGATCCCGCAGGAGACGGTGGCGCGCTTCTTCGGGCGTCAGTCCGGCCTCACCGCGATCTGCGTGGCGAGCGTGGCCGGCATGATCACTCCCGGCGGCCCCATGGTGAGCGTGCCGCTGCTCGTGGTGCTCGCCAACTCGGGGATGGCGCTGGGCCCCCTGGTCGCCTACATGACCTCCTGGTCGCTCTTCGGCCTGCAGCGCATCATTGCGTGGGAAGCGCCGCTGATGGGCTGGCACTTCGTGGGCGTGCGCGTCGCGTCGAGCGTGATCTTCCCCGTCCTCGCGGGGTGGCTGGTGACGCTCTACTACCATGAGTGA